A genomic stretch from Sulfobacillus thermosulfidooxidans includes:
- a CDS encoding glycosyltransferase family 4 protein — translation MRVLMISKACVSQSYRTKVEYMNQLDPTVEVGLVVPPKWGSLDFEPREQDYTYPLFLTPIRLNGRNHFHFYPELGAIIRRYRPDLLHIDEEHYSTVTYQATRIATRLKIPSLFFTWQNIYKHYPWPFSAMEQEVFRQSLAAMAGNQEAKDVLRQKGFQKQIWVVPQFGTDVTLYQPLDKREIKKDWNMSGRFVIGYVGRLIEEKGLDDLWQASVPLLSQHPEAVLLLVGSGPWAEIIQKRAESVQLTSQLQIIPWVSTQKMPEIMNILDVLVLPSRTTSRWKEQFGRVLTEAMASEVAVIGSSSGEIPQVIGQAGLVVPEGSPTALFKALESLYDNAGLRFALGREGRQRVLHHYSQDVIAQETLKVYHHLMSERSTNDNG, via the coding sequence ATGCGTGTCCTCATGATATCTAAGGCCTGCGTTTCTCAGAGTTACCGAACCAAAGTCGAATATATGAACCAACTCGACCCCACTGTAGAGGTCGGGTTGGTTGTGCCTCCCAAATGGGGATCGCTGGATTTTGAACCACGAGAACAAGATTATACATATCCCTTGTTTCTCACACCCATTCGCTTAAACGGCCGCAATCATTTTCATTTCTACCCGGAATTAGGTGCCATTATCCGGCGTTACCGTCCTGACTTATTACATATCGATGAGGAGCACTATAGCACCGTGACGTATCAGGCCACACGGATTGCGACACGGCTTAAAATTCCTTCGCTTTTTTTTACCTGGCAAAACATTTACAAACACTATCCATGGCCTTTCTCGGCCATGGAGCAAGAGGTCTTTCGCCAATCCTTGGCTGCGATGGCAGGCAATCAAGAAGCCAAGGATGTCTTGCGCCAAAAAGGATTTCAGAAGCAGATTTGGGTTGTCCCCCAATTTGGCACGGATGTGACATTATATCAGCCGTTAGATAAACGGGAAATCAAGAAAGATTGGAATATGTCCGGTCGATTTGTCATCGGGTATGTGGGCCGGCTGATTGAAGAAAAAGGCCTTGATGATTTATGGCAGGCCTCTGTCCCTTTATTATCTCAGCATCCGGAAGCCGTTTTATTATTGGTGGGATCCGGGCCCTGGGCTGAAATCATACAAAAACGCGCCGAATCGGTGCAATTAACGTCACAACTGCAAATTATCCCCTGGGTCAGCACACAAAAAATGCCCGAAATCATGAATATACTCGATGTGTTAGTGCTTCCCTCGCGTACCACGTCCCGCTGGAAAGAACAATTTGGCCGTGTTTTAACCGAAGCCATGGCCTCAGAAGTTGCCGTGATTGGTTCAAGTAGCGGAGAAATTCCCCAGGTGATTGGCCAAGCGGGACTTGTCGTTCCCGAAGGGTCTCCCACAGCCCTATTCAAAGCGTTAGAGTCGCTGTATGATAATGCGGGGTTGCGGTTCGCCTTAGGGCGGGAAGGGCGCCAGCGTGTCCTTCACCATTATTCCCAAGATGTGATCGCGCAAGAGACCTTGAAAGTTTATCATCATTTGATGTCAGAGCGATCGACAAATGACAATGGATAG
- a CDS encoding UDP-glucose dehydrogenase family protein yields the protein MNVVVFGAGYVGLVTGAVLAQLGHHVTLIDVDPSKVAMINQAQPPIFEYGLENLLQRVRQSQTLEASMDPSSAVQNADIIFIAVGTPPLPDGAPNLDYVHQAAMTIGQHLGENRTYVIVNKATVPIGSANLVEMWIDDGFAQKWGHPIADGVFTVASNPEFLREGTAIHDTLYPDRIVLGADHAWALERLTDLYQPILDQTFEPPQDVPRPVGIQRIPLITTDRLSAEMIKYAANAFLSTKISFANEMANICERVGADINTVMQGIGLDTRIGPKFLNAGIGWGGSCFGKDLAALIYTAKEYGYEPALLESTQHVNTQQRKGVIKRLQEELKTLKGRRIALWGLAFKPGTDDLRDAPALSVIQELLHLNARVIVYDPVAMDNMRRQYPHWDIRYASSALAAVDGAHALLVMTEWDIFRQISLTEIISRLDFPVIIDGRNIFDPEEASRLGIRYRGIGR from the coding sequence ATGAATGTTGTCGTATTTGGAGCTGGGTATGTTGGCTTAGTGACGGGCGCAGTATTGGCACAGTTAGGGCATCATGTGACCTTGATTGACGTTGACCCGTCCAAAGTCGCTATGATCAACCAGGCACAGCCTCCTATTTTTGAATATGGACTGGAAAATTTATTACAACGCGTGAGACAATCCCAAACGCTTGAAGCCAGTATGGACCCATCCTCAGCGGTTCAAAATGCTGATATTATCTTTATCGCAGTAGGAACTCCTCCCCTACCAGATGGAGCTCCAAATTTGGACTATGTTCACCAAGCTGCTATGACGATTGGTCAGCACTTAGGCGAAAATCGCACGTACGTGATTGTGAATAAGGCGACGGTTCCCATCGGCTCAGCCAATTTGGTCGAAATGTGGATCGATGATGGGTTTGCCCAAAAATGGGGCCATCCCATTGCGGATGGCGTCTTCACGGTCGCCTCCAATCCGGAGTTTCTTCGAGAAGGCACGGCCATTCATGATACTCTCTATCCCGATCGAATCGTTCTCGGAGCTGATCATGCTTGGGCTTTGGAACGTCTCACAGATCTTTATCAGCCCATTTTAGACCAAACGTTTGAACCGCCCCAAGATGTTCCAAGACCCGTGGGAATCCAAAGAATTCCATTAATCACCACCGATCGGCTATCCGCCGAGATGATTAAATATGCGGCCAACGCCTTTTTATCGACCAAGATATCATTTGCGAATGAAATGGCAAATATTTGTGAGCGCGTGGGTGCTGACATTAACACGGTCATGCAAGGCATTGGACTCGATACACGCATTGGCCCCAAATTTCTCAATGCAGGCATTGGTTGGGGCGGAAGTTGTTTTGGCAAAGATCTGGCCGCCTTGATTTATACGGCTAAAGAATATGGATACGAACCCGCGTTACTCGAATCCACCCAACACGTCAATACTCAACAGCGCAAGGGAGTTATTAAACGCCTCCAAGAAGAATTAAAAACGCTTAAAGGTCGGCGGATAGCTCTGTGGGGTTTAGCCTTTAAACCAGGAACCGATGATTTGCGTGATGCGCCTGCGCTCAGCGTGATTCAAGAATTGCTGCATTTAAATGCCCGGGTCATTGTTTATGACCCCGTAGCGATGGACAATATGCGCAGGCAATATCCGCACTGGGACATTCGATATGCCTCGAGTGCCTTAGCCGCGGTAGACGGAGCGCATGCGCTTTTAGTCATGACGGAATGGGACATCTTTCGCCAAATCTCTCTAACTGAGATTATTAGCCGTCTAGATTTCCCCGTAATCATTGATGGTCGTAACATCTTTGATCCGGAGGAAGCTAGCCGGCTCGGGATCCGTTACCGGGGAATCGGCCGCTAA
- a CDS encoding arsenic transporter: MLLAIILFVIVLVLVIVQPKGLSIGFSAAGGAVIALLLRLVSLANVIEVVDIVWDATLTFVALILISMVLDRIGFFEWAALSMSRLAKDSGYKLFVWIGLLGAVVAMFFANDGAALILTPLVYEQTRILKLSPKATLALIMTSGFIADTTSVPLVISNLVNIVSADYFHLGFLSYMVHMLPVDLVALSASLTALFIYYRQQLPVNIDTSALPDPKSRIKDFRVFRLAWIILPLLLLGYFLSQFLHWPVSIFTMAAAAALLVGAARSPYISSLQLVKEAPWKIVVFSIGMYIVVFGLRNQGLTAILGHQFNGLSAQGTLTAAVGTGFIAAVLSSVMNNMPTVLIDALAIHHAHLSASMTHLMAYANVIGSDLGPKLTPIGSLATLLWLHVLEQRQVRISYLYYMKVGFVLTIPVLLTTLAALAIWTSVIGA; this comes from the coding sequence GTGTTGCTGGCGATTATCTTATTTGTTATCGTTCTGGTTTTAGTGATTGTTCAGCCAAAAGGGCTGTCCATAGGCTTTAGTGCAGCGGGTGGCGCGGTTATCGCTTTATTACTCCGACTTGTGTCCCTAGCCAATGTGATTGAAGTGGTGGATATTGTCTGGGATGCCACCTTAACGTTTGTAGCGCTCATCCTCATTTCGATGGTTTTGGATCGAATTGGTTTTTTCGAATGGGCGGCGCTGAGTATGAGTCGCCTCGCCAAAGATAGTGGGTATAAATTGTTTGTATGGATAGGACTATTGGGCGCGGTCGTGGCGATGTTTTTCGCCAATGACGGGGCTGCCCTCATTTTGACCCCATTGGTTTATGAACAAACGCGCATTTTAAAATTGTCCCCCAAAGCGACGTTGGCGTTAATCATGACCAGCGGTTTTATTGCTGATACCACCTCGGTTCCGCTTGTGATTTCCAATTTAGTCAATATTGTGTCTGCTGACTATTTCCATCTCGGTTTCTTATCTTACATGGTACACATGCTTCCTGTCGATCTTGTCGCCCTCAGTGCGAGTTTAACGGCGTTATTCATCTATTACCGCCAGCAACTTCCCGTAAACATTGACACGAGTGCCTTACCTGACCCCAAAAGCCGGATCAAAGATTTTCGGGTATTTCGCCTGGCGTGGATTATTCTTCCCCTGTTACTCCTAGGATATTTTCTTAGCCAGTTTCTTCATTGGCCGGTCTCAATTTTTACGATGGCGGCAGCGGCCGCGTTATTAGTGGGGGCTGCCCGAAGCCCTTATATTTCATCGCTTCAGCTTGTTAAAGAGGCTCCATGGAAAATTGTCGTCTTTTCCATTGGCATGTACATTGTGGTTTTTGGATTGAGAAATCAAGGGCTGACAGCGATTTTGGGTCACCAATTTAACGGGCTCAGTGCGCAAGGCACCTTAACAGCCGCCGTGGGCACAGGATTTATTGCGGCCGTTCTTTCATCGGTTATGAATAATATGCCGACGGTTTTAATTGATGCTTTAGCGATCCACCATGCCCATCTTTCTGCGTCCATGACGCATTTAATGGCCTATGCTAATGTTATTGGCTCGGATTTGGGTCCGAAACTCACACCCATTGGGTCTTTGGCGACGCTGTTATGGCTTCACGTCTTAGAGCAGCGCCAGGTTCGGATTAGCTATCTTTATTACATGAAAGTCGGTTTTGTCCTCACGATTCCCGTGCTGTTGACGACTTTAGCTGCATTAGCGATTTGGACCAGCGTGATTGGGGCTTAA
- a CDS encoding ArsR/SmtB family transcription factor, translating to MTTEEVSILFKALSDQTRLRMVTLLSRREYCNCEFVAIFGISQPAISRHIARLKEARLIHERRQGQWIYYSLNPATWESLPSFAQILEDLGRHDSVILRTLEQAPGCPVPEHE from the coding sequence ATGACCACGGAAGAGGTCAGTATCTTATTTAAAGCGTTGAGTGATCAGACCCGATTGCGCATGGTCACCTTACTTTCCCGCCGGGAGTATTGCAACTGTGAGTTTGTGGCAATTTTCGGGATTTCACAACCGGCTATTTCTCGCCATATTGCCCGTCTCAAAGAGGCACGTTTAATCCATGAAAGGCGGCAGGGACAATGGATATATTACTCCTTGAATCCGGCTACGTGGGAGAGTCTTCCTTCCTTTGCGCAAATTCTTGAGGACTTGGGGAGACATGATTCTGTCATTCTCAGAACCTTAGAACAAGCGCCGGGATGTCCTGTGCCAGAGCATGAGTGA
- a CDS encoding M61 family metallopeptidase, protein MQQPICYFTVSFLEPGSHVYHVTLDIDQLPQGRHELSLPVWTPGAYKIEDFSRHLFDLSVKAGQESLEVIHAAKNRWLFETTTEASIHIEYRIYAFEFGVSTSHLDQSHAYFNGAQLFLLIDDYKEIPYYLSLEKPPLWKISTGLDEDHSGIAQFKAENYDILIDSPFEVGTQSITTFEVDNKKHTLAVYGHGNEDLAQLTRDVEKIVLSQRQIFGSLPYNHYTFILHLSDKSTGGLEHLNSTTCGVERFMFRPWKNYKRVLGLLSHEFFHLWNVKRIHPDMLGPFDYNKEVYTHLLWAMEGFTDYYAYLTLRRAELYSVKDYLHSLGKKLADYEKRPGRFVQSLAESSFDTWIKLYKPDEDSINRTISYYLKGDLVGTCLDLEIRKRTQNQASLDDVLRKLYERYGAKNMGFPESVYQDTVEEVAQSSFQEFFDKYIYGTESIPIDEALRVAGLDIQRQYTKPSQDDEDISPNKTTQIPLPWLGIDTKIVDGHRIVISQSYTSGPAATLLNAGDEIVALNGYQLHKPEDLTHRLEYDHQVGDTVTVAFFRQGQLQTVSIVLAPKPFDKVTIAPVKDPTPLQQTIFESWLHTSWNFDEEHDTSDSESSS, encoded by the coding sequence GTGCAACAACCTATTTGTTATTTTACGGTCAGCTTTCTCGAGCCGGGCAGCCATGTTTACCATGTGACGCTTGATATTGACCAATTGCCCCAAGGACGCCATGAACTGTCCTTGCCAGTATGGACACCCGGGGCGTATAAAATCGAAGATTTTTCCCGTCACCTTTTTGATTTATCGGTTAAAGCCGGACAGGAATCCTTAGAAGTGATCCACGCCGCCAAAAATCGCTGGCTTTTTGAAACCACGACGGAGGCTAGTATACATATTGAGTACCGGATCTATGCTTTTGAATTCGGTGTATCGACTTCTCACCTGGATCAAAGTCACGCTTATTTCAATGGCGCTCAGCTCTTTCTTTTAATCGATGATTATAAAGAGATTCCCTATTACCTCAGTTTGGAGAAACCCCCATTATGGAAGATTTCTACCGGTCTTGATGAGGATCATAGTGGTATCGCCCAATTTAAGGCGGAAAATTACGATATTCTCATTGATAGTCCGTTTGAAGTCGGCACACAGAGTATCACAACCTTTGAAGTCGATAACAAAAAACATACGCTCGCCGTATATGGCCACGGGAATGAAGATCTCGCGCAACTAACCCGTGATGTCGAAAAAATTGTATTGTCCCAGCGCCAAATATTCGGATCTTTACCATATAATCACTATACTTTTATCCTGCATTTGTCTGATAAATCTACGGGCGGACTCGAACACCTCAATTCGACGACCTGTGGAGTCGAACGCTTTATGTTTCGCCCTTGGAAGAATTACAAACGGGTATTGGGACTTTTGTCCCACGAATTTTTCCATCTCTGGAATGTGAAACGCATTCATCCTGACATGCTGGGACCTTTTGACTATAACAAAGAGGTTTATACGCATTTGCTCTGGGCTATGGAAGGATTCACTGATTATTATGCCTATTTAACCTTACGGCGGGCTGAGCTCTACTCCGTCAAAGACTACCTGCATAGTTTAGGCAAAAAACTGGCGGATTATGAGAAACGTCCTGGCCGATTCGTCCAGTCGCTAGCCGAATCGAGTTTTGATACCTGGATCAAACTCTACAAACCGGATGAAGATTCCATTAACCGTACGATTTCCTATTATCTCAAAGGGGATTTAGTGGGAACATGCTTAGACCTCGAAATCCGCAAACGGACCCAAAATCAGGCGTCGTTAGATGATGTTTTGCGCAAACTTTATGAACGCTACGGCGCTAAAAACATGGGATTTCCGGAGTCGGTCTATCAAGATACGGTCGAAGAAGTCGCCCAAAGTTCTTTTCAGGAGTTTTTTGACAAGTATATTTATGGGACGGAATCCATTCCCATCGACGAAGCCTTACGGGTAGCCGGACTGGACATACAGCGCCAATACACTAAACCTTCACAAGATGATGAGGACATCTCCCCCAATAAAACGACGCAGATTCCTTTGCCATGGCTCGGCATTGACACCAAAATTGTCGATGGCCACCGCATTGTCATTAGTCAAAGTTATACCAGTGGACCTGCAGCGACATTGCTCAATGCGGGCGACGAGATTGTGGCGCTCAATGGATACCAGTTGCACAAACCGGAGGACCTCACTCACCGGCTCGAATATGATCATCAGGTGGGTGACACGGTTACGGTCGCATTCTTCCGTCAAGGGCAATTGCAAACCGTTTCTATTGTCTTAGCCCCTAAACCCTTTGACAAAGTGACCATTGCCCCGGTTAAAGATCCCACGCCGCTTCAACAAACGATTTTTGAATCCTGGCTTCACACCTCATGGAATTTTGATGAAGAACATGACACCTCAGATTCCGAATCGTCATCTTGA
- the sor gene encoding sulfur oxygenase/reductase, whose translation MPRPYIAINDAKVVNAESSFQAFQQVGPKVCMVTANHPGFVGFQNHVQIGVFPMGGRYGGAKMDMHEELNPIGIRQYTMWKRWEDHEEMHYQQFDSIFRLCSSCLGMVVEGPWEDVYEIVSSDLPEVIAMTDVPSKLGAAFMAGQQPAPVAMPYGQRVIAGSDHYIIPGREQEFETAITDLMKMFQKAPGFLGYMVLKQIGASAIGSFQLQPEGIHQALQTLGDNPPKNKEGNFKLIEAKKTPTKYLVHMEWMDLNSAMFGISRVVINGRYRAQHDKALATLVQGPYVTLWSPMMEDTSWREYLNE comes from the coding sequence ATGCCTCGTCCATATATCGCAATTAATGATGCTAAAGTGGTTAATGCTGAATCTAGTTTTCAAGCTTTTCAACAAGTTGGACCAAAAGTTTGTATGGTTACCGCGAATCACCCCGGATTCGTTGGATTCCAGAACCACGTCCAAATCGGTGTGTTCCCCATGGGCGGTCGTTACGGCGGCGCCAAAATGGACATGCATGAAGAATTAAACCCCATTGGTATTCGCCAGTACACCATGTGGAAGCGCTGGGAAGACCATGAAGAAATGCACTACCAACAATTCGACAGTATTTTCCGTCTCTGCTCCAGCTGCTTAGGCATGGTTGTTGAGGGACCTTGGGAAGATGTGTATGAAATCGTCAGTTCCGATTTGCCGGAAGTCATTGCGATGACTGACGTTCCTTCGAAGCTCGGAGCAGCCTTCATGGCCGGACAGCAACCGGCTCCTGTAGCCATGCCGTACGGTCAGCGCGTGATTGCGGGATCGGATCACTACATCATTCCCGGCCGCGAACAAGAATTTGAAACCGCCATTACTGATTTGATGAAGATGTTCCAGAAGGCTCCTGGTTTCTTAGGTTACATGGTCTTAAAGCAAATCGGTGCATCCGCCATTGGAAGCTTCCAACTGCAACCCGAAGGGATTCACCAGGCGTTGCAAACGTTGGGAGACAATCCCCCCAAGAATAAAGAAGGCAATTTCAAACTCATCGAAGCCAAGAAGACCCCAACCAAGTACCTTGTTCACATGGAATGGATGGACTTAAACTCGGCGATGTTTGGTATTTCCCGTGTGGTCATCAACGGCCGTTACCGTGCCCAGCACGACAAGGCATTAGCCACCTTGGTACAGGGACCTTACGTGACATTATGGAGCCCGATGATGGAAGACACATCATGGCGGGAATATCTCAACGAGTAA
- a CDS encoding aminotransferase class I/II-fold pyridoxal phosphate-dependent enzyme, whose translation MEPAQRLKRLPTQFFAQLISRAEQLKQAGYDVINLGQGNPDQPAPDFVIKKLQQAAENPTYHRYISFKGLPALKQTVAHYYHVHYGVDLDAEKEIAILIGSKIGLQEISLALLNPGDHALVPDPGYPDYWSGIQLAGAKMKKWPLHPQTGYPDPDLLTADIRLAFLNYPNNPTGKLASRELFDAVITKAMDTGTILAHDLAYGDIVFDGRRSESLLARPGGKAVGIEFTTISKSFNMAGFRLGFAAGHAEIIQYLETLQDHLHCSQYGAIQEAAITALTDSEEFVGALRSLYQRRRDAFLEALPPSYRPPATQGSIFQWMALPQTFPSSLDFAKDLAESLQVIVAPGIGFGEGGEGYIRISLTESENRLKEAAKRLAVFMDKAR comes from the coding sequence ATGGAACCCGCACAGCGTCTTAAGCGCCTGCCCACACAATTTTTTGCTCAACTCATTTCCCGTGCTGAACAACTCAAACAAGCCGGTTATGACGTGATTAATTTAGGACAAGGCAACCCTGATCAGCCGGCTCCGGATTTCGTGATTAAAAAATTGCAACAAGCGGCAGAGAATCCCACTTACCACCGCTATATTTCTTTTAAAGGCCTTCCCGCCTTAAAACAAACCGTAGCACACTACTACCACGTGCATTACGGTGTTGATCTCGATGCGGAAAAGGAAATTGCTATCTTAATCGGAAGCAAAATTGGTCTACAAGAAATTTCTTTGGCCTTGTTAAATCCGGGCGACCATGCTCTCGTCCCTGATCCCGGCTACCCCGATTACTGGTCAGGAATTCAACTTGCCGGAGCCAAAATGAAAAAATGGCCGCTTCATCCCCAAACAGGTTATCCCGATCCGGATCTCTTGACGGCCGATATCCGTTTAGCGTTCTTAAATTATCCCAACAATCCGACAGGTAAACTGGCTTCTAGAGAATTGTTTGATGCAGTCATTACCAAAGCCATGGATACAGGAACCATTTTGGCCCATGACTTAGCCTATGGCGACATCGTCTTTGATGGCAGGCGATCGGAAAGTCTTTTGGCCCGTCCCGGGGGCAAAGCTGTGGGCATTGAATTTACGACGATTTCCAAGTCATTTAATATGGCCGGATTTCGTTTAGGCTTTGCCGCCGGTCATGCCGAGATCATTCAGTATTTGGAAACCCTGCAAGATCATCTCCATTGCAGTCAATATGGGGCCATCCAAGAAGCCGCCATCACAGCGCTCACAGATTCCGAGGAATTTGTGGGTGCACTAAGAAGTTTATACCAAAGACGGCGCGATGCGTTTCTCGAAGCCTTACCACCCTCTTACCGTCCCCCCGCAACGCAAGGATCTATTTTTCAATGGATGGCTTTACCGCAGACCTTTCCTTCTTCCTTAGACTTTGCAAAAGACTTGGCGGAATCCCTTCAGGTGATTGTCGCTCCAGGTATCGGGTTTGGTGAGGGCGGCGAGGGGTATATCCGTATTTCTTTAACGGAAAGTGAAAATCGCCTTAAAGAAGCGGCAAAGCGCCTCGCCGTATTCATGGACAAAGCGCGCTAA
- a CDS encoding NAD-dependent epimerase/dehydratase family protein, whose translation MKTAIVTGAAGFMGSHLVDKLVANDYFVVAIDNLATGTWDNLKHHRDDQIRRLTWDITEYPPDDVLGIDQADVVVHLASAASPIHYRRLALETLRVNSIGTENALKLARKFQARFILGSTSEVYGDPQVSPQSETYWGHVNPNGERACYDEGKRYGEAIAMEYHRQFGLDLRILRFFNCYGPRMQSEDGRVVPNFVRQALEGKPLTVYGDGQQTRSFCYVSDEVEGIYQAIIRDGLSGEVFNIGNPEERTILNFAQAVAKVAGVPLYTEFRPLPADDPTNRCPNIDKAKKYLGWSPKVSLEEGLEKTFAYFKEQLGQ comes from the coding sequence ATGAAAACGGCTATTGTGACCGGTGCTGCAGGATTTATGGGCAGTCATTTAGTGGACAAATTGGTGGCAAACGACTATTTTGTGGTGGCCATTGACAACCTGGCCACCGGAACATGGGATAATTTGAAGCATCATCGTGATGATCAAATCAGGCGCCTAACATGGGATATCACAGAATATCCCCCTGATGATGTCTTGGGTATTGACCAAGCAGACGTTGTTGTCCATTTGGCTTCTGCCGCATCTCCCATTCATTACCGCCGCCTCGCTTTAGAAACATTACGCGTCAATTCCATTGGTACGGAAAACGCGTTGAAACTCGCCCGAAAATTTCAAGCCCGTTTTATTCTGGGATCGACCTCGGAAGTCTATGGCGATCCCCAAGTGTCACCCCAAAGTGAGACCTACTGGGGCCATGTCAATCCCAACGGTGAACGTGCCTGTTATGATGAAGGCAAGCGCTATGGTGAAGCCATCGCCATGGAATATCATCGCCAATTTGGGCTTGACCTGCGGATTTTACGATTTTTTAACTGTTATGGACCACGCATGCAATCAGAAGATGGTCGCGTCGTACCTAATTTTGTGCGTCAAGCCTTAGAAGGCAAGCCTTTAACGGTCTATGGCGATGGGCAACAAACACGCAGTTTTTGCTATGTTTCTGACGAAGTGGAAGGGATTTATCAAGCCATCATCCGCGACGGTTTGTCTGGTGAAGTGTTTAATATTGGTAATCCAGAAGAACGAACCATCTTAAACTTTGCTCAAGCAGTCGCCAAGGTAGCAGGAGTTCCTCTCTACACGGAATTTCGCCCATTGCCGGCCGATGATCCCACAAATCGCTGCCCGAATATTGACAAGGCCAAAAAGTATTTAGGTTGGTCTCCTAAAGTTTCTTTGGAAGAGGGACTCGAAAAAACCTTTGCCTATTTCAAAGAACAGTTAGGCCAATAA
- a CDS encoding DUF2079 domain-containing protein, protein MTESVWIKPEVENRDAQYFSVTLYSRIFAYVAIVLSAQIFRWSLYVAHGFDLGFYQQALAAWVHEGLRAASTYFPGPVLAHNDAWLMILLAYPATWLGTGFLFFIETLGLALGYIPLAKLAKIWGLSPKTLTVIGGLYLLNPLLIAGNLYDFHMSLLAIPVLLWAFVLAQQSRLTAFTVTLFLFTGFGIHGTLTMALFIMVLLLQKDRRFAFLTFVMLVVWFLVLHMGFHLPWARWLLPGVYPLTLHLSFRTVLYSIWVLAPFLFVGMLIVRQKVFYLSPYWIVALIALSVHLFSSNLAQTSPFDQDSAWLVPFLLWAVMDTLRHCSWVARSKKAHGLINAVLLGMLALMALDFYHSAWRVRPENTQALTSAIAHVSLRHEIYAQNNVLPHLGMTPYAVPLSRLNPSHLTDGVQVIWDTQFRDQTTSSQVYAFLRTLSHSQKASIVFQDSGVIVLKISSRH, encoded by the coding sequence ATGACGGAAAGTGTGTGGATAAAACCTGAAGTGGAGAATCGTGACGCCCAATATTTCAGCGTCACGCTATATAGTCGTATTTTCGCTTACGTGGCAATTGTCCTGTCTGCGCAGATTTTTCGGTGGAGCTTATATGTCGCACATGGGTTTGACCTGGGATTTTACCAGCAAGCTTTGGCGGCATGGGTTCATGAAGGACTTCGTGCTGCGTCGACTTATTTTCCGGGACCCGTATTAGCACACAATGACGCCTGGTTGATGATTCTTCTCGCGTATCCCGCTACCTGGCTCGGTACGGGTTTTCTGTTTTTTATAGAAACCCTGGGTTTGGCACTAGGATATATTCCCTTGGCAAAACTGGCCAAGATATGGGGCTTATCCCCAAAAACCTTGACCGTAATAGGGGGATTATATCTTCTCAATCCCTTATTGATTGCCGGTAATCTTTATGATTTTCATATGAGTCTCTTGGCTATTCCCGTATTATTGTGGGCTTTTGTCTTGGCTCAACAATCCCGGTTAACAGCGTTTACCGTGACTCTTTTTCTATTCACGGGATTTGGAATCCACGGGACATTGACTATGGCTTTATTCATCATGGTTTTATTGTTGCAAAAAGACCGGCGGTTTGCTTTTCTGACGTTTGTTATGCTCGTCGTGTGGTTTCTCGTATTGCACATGGGATTTCACCTACCCTGGGCTCGTTGGCTTTTGCCAGGGGTTTATCCGCTAACCCTTCATCTCTCGTTTCGGACGGTGCTTTATAGCATTTGGGTATTAGCGCCCTTTTTGTTTGTAGGGATGCTGATTGTTCGGCAAAAGGTATTTTACTTGAGTCCTTATTGGATTGTGGCCCTGATCGCCTTAAGTGTTCATCTGTTCTCAAGCAATTTGGCCCAAACCTCACCATTTGACCAAGACTCTGCTTGGTTGGTACCGTTTTTATTGTGGGCCGTGATGGACACGTTAAGACATTGTTCTTGGGTTGCCAGGTCAAAAAAAGCACACGGATTGATCAATGCGGTGCTTTTGGGCATGCTCGCATTAATGGCTTTAGATTTTTATCATTCGGCTTGGCGCGTCAGGCCTGAAAATACGCAGGCACTGACCAGTGCTATTGCTCATGTTTCCCTCCGCCATGAAATTTATGCGCAAAATAATGTGCTACCCCATTTGGGCATGACCCCTTATGCAGTGCCCTTAAGTCGTCTTAATCCCTCGCACCTGACTGATGGGGTGCAGGTGATTTGGGATACCCAGTTTAGGGATCAAACCACGTCATCACAGGTCTACGCATTTTTGCGTACCCTATCTCACTCCCAAAAGGCCAGCATTGTGTTTCAAGATTCTGGCGTCATCGTGTTAAAAATTTCTTCGCGACATTAA